The Chlamydiales bacterium genome contains the following window.
TTCAATGCACTAACTCAAGAGATGACCGCTGCAGAGAGAGAGCGTATCGCCCTCGAGCAGAAGGTCTCAGACATCGTCGACAAGAAGAATGCAGAGGAAGAGTTATTCGAAAAGATCAAAGAGAGCCTGAAGACCTCTGAAGAGAGCAGTATGGCTCTTGCAAACGAGATCGAAGCGAGCATTAAACTCATCAATGAAGAGGGCAAGCAGCTTAAGTCTCAACGCGATGCACTTGCTGCAAAAGCGGATCCTGAAACTCTTCAGATCTACGAAAGACTACTCCGCAATAAGAAAGACCGCGTCATTGTACCGATCGACAACCGCACATGCAGCGGCTGCCATATCGTTCTGACAGCGCAGCATGAGAATCTCGTCCGCAAGGGAGAGAACCTCGTATTCTGCGAGCACTGCTCTAGAATCCACTACTGGCAAGAGAGCGAAGCTCTCGAAGGCTCAACTGTTGCGACCAAGCGTCGCAGAAGAAGAGTTGCTGCTAGCTAAATCATCGTTTGAGGGAAGGCGAAGCAATCGCCTCTGTATTAAACAGAGGAGGAAAGTCTGGACTTCACAGGAGAGGATACCAGCGAAACGCTGGGGGCTGTAAGGCCACGGAAAGTGTAACAGAAAACATACCGCTAGAGATGCAGAAGCCCTTCGGGGCCAATGTTCGATAGACAGGCTGAAAATGCAAGCTTCATGAGCTTGCCACACTCGCAGAAATGCGGGGTGCTGTAAACCCTATCTGAAGCAAGACGAATTGAGAGCCATATACCGTTCTCCGCGGGGCTCGAAATAACAGGTCGCTTGAGGATCTTGGCGACAAGGTCCCTAGAAGAATGATTGCTCAACGACAAAATCCGGCTTAATGCCTTCCCCC
Protein-coding sequences here:
- a CDS encoding zinc ribbon domain-containing protein, whose protein sequence is MQQRLRPVLDIQELDMKMIRLMRVKKERQKELTQIEAIRKELHQQLNEKQLEIAELNKTIQAFEQKIQDVNAKVKKLDTQQNSIKKVDEFNALTQEMTAAERERIALEQKVSDIVDKKNAEEELFEKIKESLKTSEESSMALANEIEASIKLINEEGKQLKSQRDALAAKADPETLQIYERLLRNKKDRVIVPIDNRTCSGCHIVLTAQHENLVRKGENLVFCEHCSRIHYWQESEALEGSTVATKRRRRRVAAS